The stretch of DNA CGAAATTTGTTTAACAGCAAGACGTCATGTTTGATTGAAAACTATGTTGCCTAGAACTTTTAGCCTTGGTGTATAAACTATGGATTTCTGGATAACCATGAAGACAATAATTTGGTCGTTGCTACATCATACATTTATCACCCTGAATAGATGCAATAAACAAGTCTTAACAATGAGAGGAAACCATAAAGAAAGTAAATAAATTTCTCCTTCAGCTTGGTATATCTCAGACATCTAAGCATTCTAACATGTGGAGGGAATAATTTAAGACCAAATGGTAGTCGGCATCTATACAAAAATGTGCACTCGAAACGCCCAAGACACATAATGCTGCTCATGGCTACAATGAACTTCTATCAAGGTTACAACACTCTTACAGGCATTTGAAACCATTCAGCCAATGACAAAATAAAACATGGTAGATTGCTAAATCTTTATTTACAACTACTGTACGCAATGTCACAAAATATAAGTGTTAACAGaacaaaaatatgcaaatgtAAGACTTATGATTAATTGAAACAGGTTTCAGAAGCCCATTCTTACCCATCAACAATATTTGTTAATTAAAGAGAAACAAGTCGATCTGTTATGCCCCAATAACAGAAACGTCATTTCCTTAATAATCCCATTCACCATTTCATTCTCAAATTAAGTATGATTAATTAGTATGAATCCATAGATAAACTAAAAAGTAAGACGAATTTCTGATGTAGCAAAATAAACTCcatccaaaaatagaatgccACATACCTCAAGAGCTTCCTGTGCTGCACTTGCCTCCTCAAATTCCACAAAGCCAAAACAAAATCCCTGTTGCTGCAGCAAATATACAACAGCACATTTCATTGTTTATTAGTAACAGAAGTCCAAGAACAGAAAAAATCAGTGTTTTATTTCTCTATTAACTAAGATATAACTTCTATGAAATTTCAACTGACCCTGTGACTTCTGACTTGAATGCCATCACTCTTTATGGTCCCAAACTTCTCAAATTGTTCCTTGAGCATGCCAACAGTGGCACTCATAGGAAGCCTCTTTACATAAATTGAGTATCCATCAGCTGCATAAATAGCAAAATACAAATGATGAGACATACCAACAAAAAAGTAACTAAATTTCAACCAAAGACATGTGTCTTCTGAATGAAATAAGACAGACAATAGATGTTCGCAATATCATGCCTTCACTCTCTGGGATAGTTCCATCATCAACAGCCTCTGAACTAGAAACTGATCCATCAGTGGCAATGGTAGAAGAGGGTTTCAATTGATCCATATTTTTAGGTGGAGCTTTTGTAGTAGCATGAGGGGGTGAGAAAGCTGCAGCACTTTTTTTAAGATGACTCACCTGAAATAGTGACATTAAGGGATTTGGTTTAGACAATTAAATGGTCGAAAAGAAAGCTCCCACTAACCATACAAGTccaaagtgtgagattttccaCCACTTACAATGGAAGCATAAGACTTCTTAGGTATTTCTTCGATTTTGGCACTAGACTCAACCACCATCCGTGAATCATCCGGTACTTCATCAACCACCTCCACGACATGGACCTCTTTTTCAACAGTTTCCACATGTCCATTCTCTGTAGGGTTGTGAACTTCTCCAGAAATAACTTCCTCCACAGGTGAAGTGATCTGCTCAGAAACATGATTCTCGAGGACAGGAGCAGACACTGCAAACCAAAGGGAAAACAAAACATCAAATTGCTAACCACGATGATAACAACCAGGAAACCAAAcactaaataatattttaattacttgGATCAGGAGCAATGGGCATAAGCCGCATAACATCGTTGACAACAACTGGGGTAACAGGGACGTCGTTCAAATAGCGGAACATGTCGTTTAAAACAAAATATCCCACATCTTGTGGAGCAAGGAAGAAAGATTGAGTAAAATTACGAACTAAGTGGTCCTTCCCTGTTAGATATCCAGTCACAAGAACAAGAAATCCACCTTTATAGGATTCTTGTGCATCCACAGACTTGATCTCTGCTCTGGAATTCTTATAGTTGAGTGACACAATCTTCTCATTGATGGCCTGCATATCATACCACACACAAAAAGAGTGAAAGAGAGAAACCTTTTTAAAGATGAAAAACTCAACCAACACTTAGTATCTTTCTCACTCCACATTCCCAATCTTCAAAGTATCAATACATTAAACACCGAAGAAATTCAAACAACAAGTTGAATTTTTAAGTATATATAGTCATAATTAGCCTATCCATCACCACACTGATATTACTGAACTCAATCAACTGTAAGTACGGAAAtacaattataatttatgaccCTTTACACAGAATTAAAGAAAGATCAAAATATTACTTGCATGGTGGTGGTTATGCTCAAGGATCCATCAGTCTCGGGACGACCAAGCTTACTGATATCCTGATAAAAGCGATGTACTAGCTGTGGAGACTGATGCAGTATGTGATATGATACCCTCATTAGGATCCGGGTCGATGTTCACCCGACACCTAGAGTCATGACCCATGTGCATAGTAAGTCTCCTAAAAAACCCGGGCAAATCCCCCCTTCCCAGGCATTATGACTTTTCTCGAGCTCTCAATCAACAGCTCGGGCCCTGGCGGAATCATTCGGGCGTCTCTCATCTTCCCAGGCATGTTTCCCTGGACACATTACCACTTGGATAACCTCGATAACAGCACCACCTCGAGAAATGAACCACACTCGAGTGTGGGTGATACAAGTAGTCCAATCTGTCAGAACAACTTGGGTTTGGAGTGTCCGAGAAGCCATCAGAAGCTAGTATGATAAACCGACTTAGTAGGTGGTGGGATAATCGAGGTAACTACCCATTCTTccactataaatagcaggtattaatgTCATACAGAGATCCTGAAATTTTGAACTCTCAAGCATTATACATATTTCCTCTCAAATATTGCTTGTGTTCatccttcacctgctgactttagcatcggagtggccacgccggacacccctctggcgcccattcacgagttcttttcATTGTCTGCAGGTATCATTCAAGCCATTACCGTCACTCAGATTCTCAAACACTATAAATTATTGATAGcagatccggtggagcacccgacccggctcacccatttcactaggatcgcatcattggcgccgtctgtgggaaatttgAGCTCGAGACATTGATATGGCTCGTACAAGAAGAACCAATCAGGGTAATTCTCACGCCCAGGGTGATGGGGGGCAAACTTCAAGACAAGCTGATGTCAATAACGTCGGACCAAACCTCATTACCCTGACCCCTGAGGAGTTAAAGAAAATGATGGCCGATGCCGTCGCGCTAGCTATGGCCCGGAAAGAGGTCTCACACCCTGGCACACCACCCGGTGATAAACAGGGACATGAGCAGGAGCAGGAGCAGAGGAGGAAGGATAACGAAAGGGTAGGAGAAGACGAGGGATCCAGCGCCGGGTCCAAATCTCCTACCATGGCGGAGGAATTGTTGGAATTAAGGCAGAAGATGAAGGTCCTGGAAGGACAGGTTGAAGGACGGAGTGTTGGCCGGGTAGTCCCGAGAGGATGCCCGTTCACTGACATCATAGTCCGGGAGCCTCTTCCTGGAATTTCAAATCTGCGAAGGTTAAGGACTATGATGGCAATGCGGACCCGGAGGAGCACTTAGCCAGATTCGAGAACATGGCCATGTTACACTGTTATACTGATCGAATCAAGTGTAAAGTGTTCTTGACAACGCTGGTGGACTCCGCTCAGAGATGGTTTGAAGGTTTGCCTCCTCAAAGCGTGCATTCCTTCGAAGAGTTCCAGAAGGTATTCCTGCACCATTTCAGTAGCAGTAAGAAGTACAAAAAGACTACTTTTAGTCTTTTTGAAGTAAAGCAGAGCCCAGAAGAGAGTTTGAGGGCTTATATCAGAAGGTTCAACAGAGTGGCTCTAGACGTCCCGGCTTGTGCCACGGAGACCAAGACTACTGCCTTTACCCAGGTTTGAGAGAGGGGGAATTCTTCAAGTCACTGACGAAAAAGGTGCCCGGGGATTTTGAGGACCTGTTATCCCGGGCCGAAAAGTACATAAATATGGAGGAAGCCCAGAAACAAAAGAGGGAAGCTGTGAGAAAAGAAAGAAGAGATCGAGTATCTAAGCCCGAGGAGAGGGGACAAAAGAGGGGCAATTCAGGGCATTTCTCTCATCATGTGCCTCTGAAGATTGCCCGAGAGATAGGAGGTGTAGGAGTGCAGTAGAGACTTGGCTCCGGACCATCAGCTGCCCCGCCCAGAGAAAAAAGGATTTTGTTCTCTTCACAAATTCGGTTACCATAACACTGAGGATTGCAAAGTTCTGAAGGGAAACTATGTTGCACCTTCCCTCCCGAGACCCATCAGCAGCACCCAGATGCCGAGATTGCCGCCGTGGACGTCGCGGCAGCCCGGATCCAGTTCTCGGGGAGGAGGTGTCATGAAACAATCCTAGGGTCGA from Primulina eburnea isolate SZY01 chromosome 6, ASM2296580v1, whole genome shotgun sequence encodes:
- the LOC140835403 gene encoding nuclear transport factor 2-like; translated protein: MAAEATTMPVAAPVSAQVVANAFVQQYYHILHQSPQLVHRFYQDISKLGRPETDGSLSITTTMQAINEKIVSLNYKNSRAEIKSVDAQESYKGGFLVLVTGYLTGKDHLVRNFTQSFFLAPQDVGYFVLNDMFRYLNDVPVTPVVVNDVMRLMPIAPDPMSAPVLENHVSEQITSPVEEVISGEVHNPTENGHVETVEKEVHVVEVVDEVPDDSRMVVESSAKIEEIPKKSYASIVSHLKKSAAAFSPPHATTKAPPKNMDQLKPSSTIATDGSVSSSEAVDDGTIPESEADGYSIYVKRLPMSATVGMLKEQFEKFGTIKSDGIQVRSHRQQGFCFGFVEFEEASAAQEALEASPVLIGGRQAFVEEKRSTTNSRGNNSGRFQSGRGSGFRNEGGRGRGNYVGGRGYSRVEKCANHKTKNINFPILYCSFI